ATACGGGCATGTGCTGCAATTCGTTTTCGCATGAAATTGTCAGCGAAATCGTGCTGACATGTGCTGAATTTCACTGATCCGTTTTCGTTTTCGAACATCAAATCGCAACGATTTGGCATGTGCCAGAAATCGAAACCGccatttgttttccattttgaaATCGTGAAGCTGCGGGCACgcgaatttattgaaaaattgaaggaaacattagaaatgtaagtattttaaatttgtatttattgatatatattaattatgccTTTAAATTTAGGGGTAAGCATAAAACGCCAAGGCAAGaccaaacttttttaagttttatggaGCAGCATCCTGACATTGCCAAAAATTATGTCAAGGGCGACCGAGTGGCAGCGGAGGCTCTTTGGGCAGAACTAGCCAAAGAATTAAACAGCCAAGGACCACCACAAAAAGATATCAACGGATGGAAAAAGGTCAAAAGAGATATTCTTAAGTACACATAAGTggttattaacaatttttcttgaGCAGGTTTGGTCGGACTGGAAGGGCTGCGTACGCAAAAAAATTTCACACAACAAATCGGAGACAAGAGCTACCGGCGGAAGTCCCTTCAACCAATTTGTCTTAAGCTGCACTGAGGAAAAAATTGCAGAACTTTGCGGTCTTTATACTTGTGTAGAAGGTATTCCACAAAGTTCCTCATTCGGTGTACAATGCGACAATAGCAATGAATCATCTGATGACGAAAATCCCACACCGAGTACTTCAGCGGTTGCAACAAGAACGCGAAGACCAAATTCAATGCAAGCATGTATTAAAGAACACATGGCCACGGAAGCAGGTGCGGTTGATTGTATATCTGGAACGTTAGGGAAGCTCCTGGAAAGTTTTGATgacaccaaaaatattttgaaagataGCAAAGGTGCAGTGATAAAATCGATGGGAAAAGTTATGCGATCTCATTTCAATACAGAACTCTCTTACCGCagaacaaaatgaaattttgcgtTAGCATAATTCCATAAAGGAGAGAATTGGGAAAGAAAAAAGTGATATGAAGAAACGCATGTTGGAGATAGAGGAAGAAAAGTGGGAGTGGACGAAACCTGcaagataattttaatttattattttttttaaatacttaaaatgtGATGAGAtctcggaattttttttttagttatttaagaattaaaatttgtttacaatttatcTAGTTATTTAAGCATatcatgtacataagtacatacatatataatcctGTATAAAcgaagaattgaaaaaattttattttagtataagcaatgtgataaattaaattttatttttttaactgtaaTATAAATGTGATAGATACcattaaattcttatttttaagtATCCCAATGCAAGTAGTATATTAAGTTCTTGAAATGCAAAGCAAGCACCTTCtgtaaataatattgaagtAAGTCTTTAAGTCCTTTTATTTTGCTACCaaacaattcaataaaaaaattaagaaattgaaagtgtttgcattaaattgtttgcaatttgaTCCCTGAATATATATATTCAACATTATAAAATCGACATATGTTGTGAAAAGCACAGCATAcgttaataattttaacaacTTTCTGTGGGGTGTATGGCAAAACAGTTTGCAAACATTTAAAGCGACTTTTAAGCACCCCAATTACTCTTTCCACGATgttacgaaattttgcatgttgcaaattaaatttatgctgCGATGTTCCAGAAGTCGGATTGCGATAAGGTGTGAGTAAATATGGTTCTAACGCATAGCCTGAATCCTATAGTAACCAGGAGCTGTGGTCACCGCTTTGAAAACAGGATAAAAGAGACTGTTTTATATtggataaattgaaaataaaagcatCATGACTTGATCCGGGGTGGCACGCATCCACAGCTGTTATACTCATTTTATAGTCACATACCTGCAAAAgcgttaatattaattttgtatatacaatagTATGAAAGCCATATTATTTAACTTACTATCATAGCATTGACGCTAAAACAACCTTtcctatttaaatataaatgctCATTGTCGGAAGGTTTTAGTAATTTGATGTAAGTCCCGTCGATGCAGCCAATAACGCCAGGTATAgcaaatttgttgtaaaaatgtaaatcgGACTGATGAACTTCATAAACTTTACCCACTTTGGACATTGTGTTCGCTCTAAAACGTTTAACatctcttttaaaatttttg
The sequence above is drawn from the Bactrocera tryoni isolate S06 unplaced genomic scaffold, CSIRO_BtryS06_freeze2 scaffold_11, whole genome shotgun sequence genome and encodes:
- the LOC120779818 gene encoding uncharacterized protein LOC120779818 — encoded protein: MCQKSKPPFVFHFEIVKLRAREFIEKLKETLEMGKHKTPRQDQTFLSFMEQHPDIAKNYVKGDRVAAEALWAELAKELNSQGPPQKDINGWKKVWSDWKGCVRKKISHNKSETRATGGSPFNQFVLSCTEEKIAELCGLYTCVEGIPQSSSFGVQCDNSNESSDDENPTPSTSAVATRTRRPNSMQACIKEHMATEAGAVDCISGTLGKLLESFDDTKNILKDSKGAVIKSMGKVMRSHFNTELSYRRTK